The Candidatus Poribacteria bacterium sequence CCCTCTTGGGCAAGCGCGACGTGTGGTGCGTAATAACCCCATAGGGCTATAAGAAAAATGAATAAGCGACAAAGCGGGGGAATTCTCATCTACCTGCTCCTTTCTGCTTTTAAAGACATTTTCCATTTCTTTTTTGGGGGTTATAGTATATGCAAGAATGGAGTGTTTTTGCCGTTTTCTCGACTTTTTTGAGAATTTTTTGCTATTTTTGATGAAAATTCGGAAAAAATGCAGTAATTTGGTATAAAAAAAGCTGGTTTTGATTTATTTTGAAAAAATTAACATACTATAGAGAAAGAAATTCAACTTTTCATGCACCAGGCTGAAGAAAAAATAAATTTCCATACCTGGGACCAAAGCGTGAAAATAGAGAGTTGCCAGGTGAAAAATTTAATGTTATTACCCGTAAGTGTAAGCCACAGCGGACTTTTTTATTCAATTCACGTTCCAACATTTACTTTACAGTTCAACAGTTTACAGCTCAAACGGTTTACAGTCTATCTAAAAAATGGTAATGTTCCTAATACCATATCTCAGATCTAGGAGTTATTAAGAAAATGAGAATTATCAGGTAGGAAACATTAGCAGCCGATTGGGTTGCTATTTTATTCCAATTTCGAGTTAGAGATTGCCGGTAAGCGTAAGCCACAGCGGACTTTTTTATTTAAATTCGGCGGATGGGCGACGGTGTGGCTGTCTGCCAAATAAGGAGACAATAATGTTTTACAGCAGATACAACAGGAAAAACTGTCAGAACAACCCCGAACGTATAACGCAGAAACGTCGGTGTGGCTACTGTGGCAAGAAGGTGTTCTACCATAAAGTGGTTAAGACGTGCTCGCTTGAAGACTATACCAACCCACTGCCCCTATTGTGGCAAAGATGTTTTTTATTGTAAGAACGAACACGGGTCTCGTGTTTTCTTTGAGGCGTTGGGCAAACCGTGGCCGAGACACCGCTGCCATGAATATTTAAATGGGCACCGCAAAAATAATAGGCGATTGCACTAACTTAGTTATTTCCACTATCCTCCACTTATCGCTTGCCATCCTTGAATCTTGCGATTGCGCCGCGTTCAGCGAGTTCTGCTTTTGCGTAGTGTGCTGGCATTTGTGAGGATTTCCAGCGTCCTGCGACTTGCATATCGACGACGGTCGCCCCGGCTTGCGCGAGGGAGACAGCAGATCCGACGCGAAGGGAATGCCCGGAGATAAAACCTTCTACACCGGCATCAGCAGCCCGCTTTTTGATAATGCGGCGTGCGGAGTGGGCGGTGAGCCGATCCGACTGGATGTGGTCACCGCGGCGAATGTGTCGGAAAATAGCACCGTCTGTAATGCCAGATCGTTCGCGGTACCGATCTAACACGTTTCGTGTTGCGTCACAGACATAGAGACTTTCGCCGGTGCCCTCCTGATCAGTTTTTGACGATCGGAGTGCGAGCGTCTTTTCTTTGAGGTCCCCAACGTTGACCGTAACAACTTCAGATATCCGCAACAGACAATCGCTCATGAGGCGTATCATTGCTGCATCCCGTAAGCCTGCAATCGTGCTTTCGGTTTCCGCATAGACACAGATCCTTTCCACGTCCTGCCAAATTAGACCATTGACCTGTCCGCGTCCTCTATCCTTGCCTTCTCTACGGATACCTGCCAACGTTGCGTGTGTAATAGGAAAGTTGATGATTTCTTGCCATTGATGTTTGAGTTGCCACTTGACAGCAGCAACGGCTTGTCCGATTGTCGCGGGGGTTTTCCCTGTATTGTGTAATTCAGTGATGTATTCGGCTAACAGCG is a genomic window containing:
- a CDS encoding tyrosine-type recombinase/integrase, whose protein sequence is MSVIVNADPNTTILQLPEEIGSLIKVSISENTLKAYQRALHNLETWLSSRTLSDALLAEYITELHNTGKTPATIGQAVAAVKWQLKHQWQEIINFPITHATLAGIRREGKDRGRGQVNGLIWQDVERICVYAETESTIAGLRDAAMIRLMSDCLLRISEVVTVNVGDLKEKTLALRSSKTDQEGTGESLYVCDATRNVLDRYRERSGITDGAIFRHIRRGDHIQSDRLTAHSARRIIKKRAADAGVEGFISGHSLRVGSAVSLAQAGATVVDMQVAGRWKSSQMPAHYAKAELAERGAIARFKDGKR